In Micromonospora inyonensis, the genomic window GTCGCCGGTGCGCTCGGCCGGGCCGGGGTGCCGCCAGGGCCCGACGAAGGTGGTCCCCCCGTGGTGCGGGTGGTCCGTCGTGCCCAGCGGCAGCCCGGCCAGCAGGCCACGCAGCTCGACCGCGGAGGGCCGGGCAGCCGGATCGTTCGACATGCCCAGCCGGAGCACCTCGACCAGCTCGTCCGGCACCTCGGGCAGTCCCGGGATCGGATGGTTGAACATCTCCAGTACGGTGACCAGGCTCGGGTTGCGCTCCGACTGCCAGCGCGGCGGCCGGCCGTGCATCACCGCGTACAGGGTGGCGCAGAGGGAGTAGACGTCGACGGCCGGCGAGGGCGGGCTGTGGTTGAACATCTCCGGCGGCGCGTACGCCGGGGTGAGCACCTCCATGGTGACCGTCGGGTCGCGCACCTCGGCCAGCACGGCCAGCCCGAAGTCGGCGAGCACCGCCGAGTTGAAGTGCGAGTGGAGGATGTTGGCCGGCTTCACGTCGCGGTGCAGCACGCCGGCCGCGTGCGAGTGCGCCAGGGCGTCCGCGATCTTGACGCCGAGGTCGCGCGCCTCGACCGGGCCGAGGGGCGAGGTCCGCATCCGCTCGGCGTACGACCCGTCGCAGAGCTCCATGATGAGATACGGATGCTGGTCGATGGTGACGCCGACGTCGAAGAGGTCCACCACGTGCGGGTGGGACGACATCCGACCGGCGGCCCGCGCCTCACGCAGAAAGCGGGCCTGGTCCCGCTCGCTGTCCAGGGTGCGGTTCTCCACCTTGACCGCGACCTCACGCCCGACGGAGATCTGGACGGCACGGTAGACGGTGGCGTAGCCACCCCGGGCGAATACCTGCAAATCAGTCAGACCGGGCACGATTGGCTTCGGCAGGGCGCCGGGCGGGGTGGCGGTCACAGCTCGAAAATACCCAACTCGTCCGGCGGCTCAGAGTCCCGCACCGGTGACCAGGGTGGACGGCACCCCGGAGCGGCCAGGGCGGCCGGCGGCGTCCCGGCGGGCGTCCGCGCGGAGCCCGAGCGCGGTCGCCAGGGCTCCCACGCCCTCCCACGCGGCCACCCCGAGGAACCCGACCGGGGCGATCTCCGCCACCACCACGAGGACGAACACCGTGACGGTGACCAGCCGGAACACCACAGTGAACCGGAAGAACGAGCGCCACTCGCTGACCGCGGCGAGGAGGTAGTAGACCCCCATGTTGAACGCCGCCATGGAGGACGCGACCACGAAGGTGCCGGTGTGGTCACCGGAGGCCCGGATCGGCGGCGCGGCGAGACCGAGCAGGCCGAGCAGGGCCGCCGGCCAGAGGAGCCCGAGCACACCGCTCAGCAGCGCCATCCCGCCGAAGACCGCGACGGTCCAGCCGGCGGCGGAGCGCGGCAGCCTCATGACGGTCCTCCTGTGGGTACGGCCGTCGCTGTGGACCACCGCTGTGCCCCTCCACGCTAGCCGCTGCGGAGCCTCCGGTCATCGGCGGAACCGGCAGATCCCGGCGAACCGGCCGAGCCCGGCGCCGGCGGCGCACCCGGAGTCGCCGTCGCCGGAGCCGGCGTCCCGGTGACCGGGCCCGGCGTACCCGGCACGAGCAGCCGGACCCGCAGCGCCCCCGCGCCGGCCCGCTCGCTGCGCTGCTCCGTGGCGTACGCCAACCGGACCGCCTCCTCGGCGGCGGCCAGCGCCTCCTCCGGACGGCCGCACGCGCTCGACGTCTCGGCGAGCACCATCGCCGCGACCACCTGGCTGCGGACGTCCTCGGCCGGGGCGGCGACCGCTCGGCGGGCCCAGTCCAGCGCCTGCTCGTGCTGGCCCAGGGCGAGCAGCGCCGAGGCGTACCGGGCCAGGGTCTGCCGGCGGGAGATGAGCAGCGCCGGAGTGTTGCTGGCGGTCGCCACCGGGGCGAGCAGCCCCACCGCCGTGGTCGGGTCACCGGCCGCCAACCGGGCCATCGCCAGCAGCACCCGGGGAGCCACCTGGGCCGGCGCCTGCGGGTTGTGCGGCTCCACGGCGGTGAGCACCGCGCGGGCGTACCGCTCGGCCGCCGCCCCGTCGCCCAGGTCCAGCGCGACGAAGCCGCGCAGGGTGCCGGCCATGCCGGTGAGCAGCGGGTGGGTGGTGCGCCCGGCGTGGTCGAGGGCGTCGGAGAGCAGGTCCGCCGCGTGCTCCGGCTCGCCCAGGCCCCGGGCGATCGCACCCCGCACCACCAGGGCGAAGCCGCGCCCCCAGTCGTCGGAGGCGGCGATGAAGTCCCGGTACGCGCGCCGGGCCGAGCGGTCCGCCTCGGCCAGCTCACCCAGCTCGGCGGCGGCGAACGCCTCGACTGCCCGCAGCGTGCCGACCGCCCACGCCTCGCCGATCCGCTCGCCGAAGGGCAGGAAGATCCGCGCCAGCCGGTACGCCTCGTTCAGCCGGCCGGCGAGCAGCCGGGCGAACGCCGTCGTGCCGCGCAGCCAGGCCCGCCCGTACGGGTCCTTCAGCTCGGCGAAGAGCCGGGCGGCCCGGCCGAGCACCGCGTCGGTGCCGGCGAAGTCGCCCCGGGTGGTGGTCACCCAGGCGAGGTTCTGCAACGACCACGCCTGCCCACGCGGGTCCTGGGCGGCCAGGCTGACCTGGTACGCGGCGGCGAGCCGGCTGCTGGCCTGCCCGAGCCGCCCGGTGACGAAGTCGGCCATGCCGAGCCGGCGCATCGCCGAGGCGCGCAGCGTGGGCAGCTCGGCGGCGGCGGCCACCTGCAACGCCTCCTGCCAGCTCGCCACCGCCCGCCCCAGGTCACCGAGGTTCTGGTACGCCTGCCCGGCCAGCAGCAGGGCGTTGGCCCGGGTCGCCCCGTCGTCGGTGGCGTTGGCCGCGATCTTCTCGGCGAAGGCCAGCGCGTCGGCGGCCCGGCCGACCTGGAGCAACGCCCGGGCGTGCACCACCCGGGCCGCCACCGGCAGCCCGTCCCGGGCCAGCTCGGCGGCGCGTTCGGCGTACTCGACGGCGAGCGCCGGTTCCCCGGCGGCGAGCGAGCGACGGGCGGCCCGGTCCAGCGCGGCCACGCCCAGCGGGGCCACCGTACGGGCCGGCGCGTCCGGACGGAGCCCGACCGCGTCGGCGAGCGCGCTGGCCCGCTCGGCGTGCTCGGCGACGAACTCGTCCCGGGCTGCCTCGGTGAACCCGCCCGGCGGCACCGGCCCGCCCGCGCTGTCGGCCGGGGCGGCCCAGCGGGCGAGGGCGGCGTGCCGGTCGGCCAGGTCCGCCTTGCTGACCCCGGCGTAGGCGGCCTCCCGCATCAACGGGGTGGCGAAGGAGTAGCCGGTCCGGGTGCGGTGCAGCATCCGGCGTTGCAGCAGTTCCTCCACGGCCCGGTCCAGCTCGACCGCGACCACGGCGGCCGGCCGTCCGTCCCGCCCGGTGCGCCGCTCACGCAGCGCCTCCAGGGTGCCCGTGGGCACGGTGTCGCCGACCACGGCCGCGTCCCGCAGCACCGAGCGGGCCTCGGCCGGTAGCGCGTCGATCCGGGCCGCCAGCACGGCGGCGAGGTCGCGGGAGAGCAGACGGCTGCCGAGGGAGCCCGGGGCCAGTCGCCAGGTCGCCGCGCCGGTGCCGTCCCGCTCCGCCCCGGCGGTCAGCGCCCCGCGCTCCATCAGCAGGGTCACCAGTTCGGCCAGGTAGAACGGATTGCCCTGGGCGGTGGCGAGCAACCGGTCGGCGTCGGCCTGCGGCAGCTTCCCGCCGCCGAGGTAGGTGGTGAGCAGCCGGGAGGCGTCCGCGCCGCGCAGCGGGGGCAGCACGTGCACCTCGGCCTCGGAGAGCCGGGTCAACGTGCCGGCGGTTCGGACCAGTTCGGGCCGGCCGAGCAGCAGCACCAGCACCGGTCCGGCCAGCCGGGACAGGGCGACCCCGAGCGCCCGGATGGTCTCCGGCGTGGCGTCGTGCAGGTCGTCGACGACCACCACCAGAGGCGCCTCGGCGGCCAGGCCGCTGAGCAGTCCCGCCACGGCGGTCGGCACCGCCTCGGCGTCCGGCGGGCTGTTCGCGTTCCACTCGGCGTCGTCGGTCGGCCCGCCGTGCGTACCGGGCAGGTCGACGTAACCGAGCAGGGCCAGCAACTGGTCGGTGGCGAGCGGCGGCGGCACCGGCTGCACCCGGGCGAGCCGCTGTTCGAGGCGGCGCAGCCGCTCCTCCACGGCGGCCCGGGTCACCGCGGTCGCGGCGTCGCCGGGCAGGCCCACCGCGGCCCGCACGAGGTCGGCGAGGGGAGCGAGCCGGCGGCGCTCACCGAAGGCCGCGCAGCGTACCGAGAGCACCCGCGAGCCGGTGTGCGCGGCGTACCGGCCGGCACCGACGTCGTATCCGGCGGCGAGGCGTTCGGTCTCGGCGGCGAACCGGGACTTGCCGATGCCCGCCTCGGCGGTCATCAGCAGCACCCTCGGCTCGCCCCGGTCGATCACCTCGGCGAGCCGGCCGGCGATCCGACCGACCTCGGCCTCCCGGCCGACGAACGGGGCCTCGTCGCCGAGCCCGGAGCGGGTGCCCGGCGCGTCCAGGAGCCCGAGCAGTTCGTACGCCTCGACCGGCTCGCGCTTGC contains:
- a CDS encoding serine/threonine-protein kinase; this encodes MTATPPGALPKPIVPGLTDLQVFARGGYATVYRAVQISVGREVAVKVENRTLDSERDQARFLREARAAGRMSSHPHVVDLFDVGVTIDQHPYLIMELCDGSYAERMRTSPLGPVEARDLGVKIADALAHSHAAGVLHRDVKPANILHSHFNSAVLADFGLAVLAEVRDPTVTMEVLTPAYAPPEMFNHSPPSPAVDVYSLCATLYAVMHGRPPRWQSERNPSLVTVLEMFNHPIPGLPEVPDELVEVLRLGMSNDPAARPSAVELRGLLAGLPLGTTDHPHHGGTTFVGPWRHPGPAERTGDDPARGHTGQPTPRTPIEESHPTVPVPVRRRRRWFLGGAGVLALVASAGAGAWVAGSARTPDPLPSTTAVAGVLPGCVDGVTELPTGGRCADELQCFGPVRIRGTRGQAVRVRCDRRHTWESYAEGDLPAELVGADHDAVKAAPSVRQVCNPTTFRLTSGLTQEDGWKLEVLPPEDTDADQTYRCLAGRGVDGLAMPTLSLR